Below is a window of Maylandia zebra isolate NMK-2024a linkage group LG19, Mzebra_GT3a, whole genome shotgun sequence DNA.
gagatcagtgcacaggagtgtgttgctcgtgcatgtggtcttcacatgaagcaatgctcacgtgctgtaatattcattccaactgatgataatcctgtgaaaatgagtcgtcccctgtcagttctggacaacacaacacctgagtcttccaatgtttggatgacatctttgaatgacaaatacaaagccagacctgaaacaccagagtatgaggagatgtgcatggcagactttgctgctacttgcaggattgtctatggccaacagaaaaaaggtaaagatgttttgccccttctcaatgagatggggtttgtgcaaaggcgcaaaaacaataagcctgctatcatcagatttcaccgctgctcacaagaaaaacatccagagcaatattacggaagactgcttaaactgtaccttcctcatcgttcagaccacgaactgaaaacaccatcGTTGCCATCCTATCAGGCTTTCTATGGTGCTGGCTGTGTACAGCTACCAGGTACTGACCATCTTGAGTACGTGCAACACattgtcaaaagaaacagagaaaaatatgagaaaaacagtgaggagatcgagagcgctgttgaggaatatgagcagaacagaggtgtgactgacgaatggtgtaatctggcacctgaatcagatctcgtaaggttgccacttgtcgaacaagaaagagagcgagacaatgaaaatgaacaggaagatgtgcccgactacagccgtcaggctgatgcttcaacagaagtcagagccatcagggaaccccctgctattgatcccacattgttacgtcagatgtttcagaatctgaacaagaagcaagcctgcatattttatgcagttagagactggtgcattaaaagagtctgtgctctaaatccagagcagtttttcttttatattaatggtggtgctggaacaggaaaatcacatcttatcaaatgcatctactcagaagcatctaagatactgagcaaagtgcccagatatgcagacgacgttgacatatcaaaacccactgtcctgttaactgctttcactgggactgcagcttttaacatttctggaacaacactgcattctcttctcaagctgcctagaagcttaaaacctcccattcagggacttggcaatcagctggatgaagtcagatcagaacttttgaatgctgaaataatcgtcattgacgaagtgtctatggtgtcaagacatctgtttgcatatgtagatgcaagactcaaacagatcaaagggactcggagaccctttggaggcatgtcagtcattgctgtcggagacttctatcagctacccccagtgcgacagtctaaacctctctgtgtgcacgacccgtccgagatcgacctgtggcgggagcattttcagatgatcactctgactgagattatgcgtcagaaagatgatgttgTCTTTGCTGAGATGCTGAACAGAATTCGTGTAAAAGGAAAGTTGGATGAGCTTTGCGAAGCAGATAGAGATTTGTTGTTACAGGCCATAACTGAACCAGCCCATTGTCCGACTGATGCattgcacatttttgcaactaataaagaagtggatgcacacaactcttcaacactggctctgctccacactcatatcattgacatccatgcagatgattatagaaaagatcctagaactggcagaatggcacttcaagacagaccattgaaaggaggtaaaaatgagttaccagacacactgaaagttgcagaaggagctcgtgtcatgctcaccagaaacattgacatacaaaatggtttggttaatggagcttttggaaaactacttagagtagttcactctgaaaacgaccaacacatcatcaaacttggacttaaaatggataatgagacatctggaaagaataaccgcacaccagcagacgacatggtgtacattgagagagcagaggagaatctgaagcagaaaggagtggtacgaagacagttcccagtgaagctggcctttgcatgtacaatacataaggtacagggtatgacaactacatcagctgttgtctctcttaagagcatttttgagcccggcatggcctacgtagctgtcagtagagtgacgtctctcagtggactgtatcttcttgatatggaggagaaaaaaatattcaccaacCCAGAAATCACTGCAGCACTTGAGAACATGAGACAAGCCAACCTTGATGACATGATGCCTCTTCTACACGTGAGACAAACCCTCAGCAGGTCAGAGGTTTTCACCATTGTTCATCATAATACAGAGGGACTGCCAGctcacattaatgacatcaaaagtcaccatgaattgtgtctagcagatgttttgtgcctaacagaaacacacctgcggggctcttttgtcgcagagagtctccacttggaaaattacaatttgttcaaacgcaacagacacctgtcctacacaaactttccccaaatggcaaacagaagtggtggtggagttgctgtttatgtgaaaagtgacattcaagtgcatgaaaaacagtacatccataatgtaactgaccttgaatttctggctttaaaggttgaagcaccagtcagtgctctgattgcagttgtatacagacctccagactacactctgaggccattcctgaaaaacctggtaagcctattagactcattggagatcatggactgtcatcccatcatagtttgtggtgattttaatgagaatgttttatccagtgcaaacaaaccaatCATGGAGTTGTTTGAGTCTAGGGGATACGCACAGGTCATCACTGCCCctaccacagagaagaacacactgcttgacctaattttcatttctcagcCAGATCGATGTCTCCATTCTGGAGTCTTGAAGACCTACCATAGTTACCATgacccagtatactgtgtattgtcctgtgatgattcatgatctagatctttgaatacagtaagtaatttctatatttttgaatgacttaagaaagtagagcgatatttaaaagttgacgctctgcattgcagtataatggttgaattgtttacataaaatacaattacatgaattaagtaatgatcagtaaaagatgacaattttatttatcacagaaaatctaaaattcactaacagtaacctataaatgtcagaaaaatcaaatatagcagtttaaaatgaatagtgtaggcatatcctctctgcagccaggcttcaacatcctgccaggctgccccagtctcaccgtggctgggagggagggagggtggaccagaggattgcctacacaacacataaatgttcaacagcttcttcattgtttctgagagaacaataatgactaaaggttgctttttaaaaaaacaaacacaaacaaacaaacaaacctaattacagcaataatgacagttaagccactttatgtgtgcctctattttgaaatactatttacaaaaatgttattattttggtttgttataaactttaaactttttcaaaagtatacGATTATATTTTTGGACAAATCTTTCGATgaaacatacatttttatgagcttttatcatgtttcggccagtgcaatcatcagggtgggtctgggttgataactgcacatttctggccagaaatgtttcagcagtgttacataAGTAGTACATATGTAACACTTGCTTTctgttaccagctgataccctacATTTGTATAGACATTGGATGGTGTGAGGTTGGGGAGTTGAGGGGGGGGTTTACGGTGGGagctgagggggggggggggggtgttaggtttccctttttcttttttaagagagacacagtcctcctgtgtcttctccaagcttcacatgtaagatccaacagtgtgaagcacatagcagctagaaactgtaatgccacagatcagagaggcttcatcatcaccatcttcatcgccgtacgatcagagcgtgagacttcacatctggagcacaggagacattctgtgataagtcctccttctagcttgtcccacaagcagtcggtgagatttactcacaacaaaaagggttaatgacataatttccatgaaaacatgtattcattctttgtaaagtgtttaaattgtgttttcacttgaccttaggagtgttagagtgtattgtaatgtctgtactcaggtgtttccctctgtgatccatccccatcagagctgagacactcaggactgaacagactgcacagtttctgtgaccgagcctccaaaacaccttctttgaaaccactcatgatagaagggcttcatatttgcagcagcactactacaggtattcagtttattacaggatgtgtttgtttcttaggaccagctctgagtgcacactacctaacatatacacctttctgttcattacaaaccaactactctggatcatatggccagttggcaggaatgttgctgcaggaaaacatccctggagatcaccatcattgtcagactgactgtgcctcctctgtgcagtgtcaagatcctctctaaatgagtgtgtaagttaacattttcattattttattccctttgacaagacaagtatcactgatatttacatttacaactacatatgttcccgttttctgctcttcttttaaagtcctcagctatcctgcttctgtgctgcttgccacacatcaaacactggccggatgacagggaggatccactctgaagtcactggacgtgatgaggatcatatgggacttcatagtttcacagaaacattgtgctctgtgattacaggttttaaatggacataatgactgcctctctctgatcaacaggctaaaggattgttttcattgttagtgctctgtacaatgtatgcttatttaatatttcatcacagagcaaacctttatttatttaacatttttttattttgttttaatgttgaattaactgtagggatttttttaagtgggcacttg
It encodes the following:
- the LOC143414057 gene encoding uncharacterized protein LOC143414057 isoform X2, which encodes MLTRNIDIQNGLVNGAFGKLLRVVHSENDQHIIKLGLKMDNETSGKNNRTPADDMVYIERAEENLKQKGVVRRQFPVKLAFACTIHKVQGMTTTSAVVSLKSIFEPGMAYVAVSRVTSLSGLYLLDMEEKKIFTNPEITAALENMRQANLDDMMPLLHVRQTLSRSEVFTIVHHNTEGLPAHINDIKSHHELCLADVLCLTETHLRGSFVAESLHLENYNLFKRNRHLSYTNFPQMANRSGGGVAVYVKSDIQVHEKQYIHNVTDLEFLALKVEAPVSALIAVVYRPPDYTLRPFLKNLLRHSGLNRLHSFCDRASKTPSLKPLMIEGLHICSSTTTVGRNVAAGKHPWRSPSLSD
- the LOC143414057 gene encoding uncharacterized protein LOC143414057 isoform X1; the encoded protein is MLTRNIDIQNGLVNGAFGKLLRVVHSENDQHIIKLGLKMDNETSGKNNRTPADDMVYIERAEENLKQKGVVRRQFPVKLAFACTIHKVQGMTTTSAVVSLKSIFEPGMAYVAVSRVTSLSGLYLLDMEEKKIFTNPEITAALENMRQANLDDMMPLLHVRQTLSRSEVFTIVHHNTEGLPAHINDIKSHHELCLADVLCLTETHLRGSFVAESLHLENYNLFKRNRHLSYTNFPQMANRSGGGVAVYVKSDIQVHEKQYIHNVTDLEFLALKVEAPVSALIAVVYRPPDYTLRPFLKNLLRHSGLNRLHSFCDRASKTPSLKPLMIEGLHICSSTTTGIQFITGCVCFLGPALSAHYLTYTPFCSLQTNYSGSYGQLAGMLLQENIPGDHHHCQTDCASSVQCQDPL